A DNA window from Thermotoga sp. contains the following coding sequences:
- the argB gene encoding acetylglutamate kinase, with protein sequence MRINTVNVLLEALPYIKEFYGKTFVIKFGGSAMKEKKAKKAFIQDIILLKYTGIKPVIVHGGGPAISQMMRDLGIEPVFKSGHRVTDEKTMEIVEMVLVGKVNKEIVMNINLHGGRAVGICGKDSKLIVAEKETKYGDIGYVGRVKQVNPEILHALIENDYIPVIAPVGIGEDGHSYNINADTAAAEIAKSLMAEKLILLTDVDGVLKNGELLSILTPKEAETLIKDGIVTGGMIPKVECAISAVRSGVGAVHIINGGMEHAILLEIFSRKGIGTMIKESEG encoded by the coding sequence ATGAGAATCAACACTGTCAACGTTCTTCTTGAAGCGCTTCCTTACATAAAGGAATTCTATGGAAAAACGTTCGTTATAAAGTTCGGTGGCAGTGCCATGAAGGAGAAAAAAGCAAAGAAAGCTTTCATACAGGATATAATTCTTTTGAAATACACCGGTATAAAGCCTGTTATTGTTCACGGGGGTGGGCCTGCCATCTCTCAGATGATGAGGGATCTTGGTATAGAGCCTGTTTTTAAAAGCGGTCACAGGGTGACAGACGAAAAAACGATGGAAATCGTGGAGATGGTACTCGTGGGGAAGGTGAACAAGGAGATAGTTATGAACATAAATCTTCACGGAGGACGTGCGGTTGGTATATGTGGAAAGGATTCAAAACTCATCGTAGCCGAGAAAGAGACAAAGTACGGTGATATAGGATACGTTGGAAGGGTAAAACAGGTCAACCCAGAGATACTCCACGCGCTGATAGAAAACGACTACATCCCGGTGATCGCGCCCGTTGGAATAGGAGAAGACGGACATTCGTACAACATAAACGCGGACACTGCTGCCGCGGAGATCGCAAAGAGCTTGATGGCAGAAAAGCTGATCCTCCTCACGGACGTTGACGGTGTCTTGAAAAATGGGGAACTCCTGTCCATCCTGACCCCGAAGGAGGCGGAAACTCTCATAAAGGATGGAATCGTGACGGGCGGTATGATTCCAAAGGTAGAATGTGCAATTTCTGCTGTAAGAAGCGGTGTTGGAGCGGTGCACATTATAAACGGTGGGATGGAACACGCTATCTTGCTTGAGATATTCAGTCGGAAGGGAATAGGTACCATGATTAAGGAATCGGAGGGATGA
- a CDS encoding aspartate aminotransferase family protein: MFLMNTYSRFPATLVYGKGSWVYDNSGKVYLDFTSGIAVNVLGHSHPKLIEAIRDQAGKLIHCSNLYWNIPQMELAELLSKNTFGGKVFFANTGTEANEAAIKIARKYGKRKNEKKIKILSARNSFHGRTLGSLTATGQPKYQKPFEPLVPGFDYFEFNNVKDLREKVSDEVCAIFLEPIQGESGIIPATKEFLKEARRLCDEYDILLVFDEVQCGMGRTGKLFAYQKYGVIPDILTVAKGLGGGIPIGAVVVNEKANVLEPGDHGTTFGGNPLACRVGVTVMKELTKEGFLDEVEKKGKYLLEKLSRMKEKFGVMRDVRGMGLMIGIQFSEELENRNIAMKCFEKGLLVVPAGNNTIRFLPPLTVEYGEIDIALRILEEALQEI; the protein is encoded by the coding sequence ATGTTCCTTATGAACACTTACAGTAGGTTTCCTGCGACACTTGTCTATGGAAAAGGATCGTGGGTCTATGACAACAGTGGAAAGGTGTATCTTGACTTCACCTCGGGTATAGCCGTAAACGTGCTTGGGCATTCACATCCAAAACTCATTGAAGCAATAAGAGACCAGGCAGGAAAACTGATTCACTGCTCTAACCTCTACTGGAATATTCCGCAAATGGAACTCGCAGAGCTTCTTTCAAAGAACACGTTTGGTGGGAAAGTATTCTTCGCTAACACGGGAACAGAGGCAAACGAAGCGGCGATAAAGATCGCAAGAAAGTATGGAAAAAGAAAGAACGAGAAAAAAATCAAGATCCTCTCTGCACGCAACTCCTTCCATGGAAGAACGCTTGGATCTCTCACCGCAACCGGCCAGCCGAAGTATCAAAAACCGTTCGAACCGCTCGTTCCAGGCTTTGACTACTTCGAGTTCAACAACGTCAAGGACCTGAGGGAAAAAGTGTCAGACGAGGTGTGTGCTATCTTTCTTGAACCCATCCAGGGTGAAAGCGGTATCATTCCGGCAACGAAGGAGTTTCTCAAAGAAGCAAGAAGACTGTGCGACGAATACGATATCCTTCTTGTCTTCGACGAGGTCCAGTGCGGAATGGGAAGAACTGGAAAGCTCTTTGCCTACCAGAAATACGGAGTGATACCCGACATCCTCACAGTTGCAAAGGGACTCGGTGGAGGTATTCCCATAGGAGCGGTTGTTGTAAACGAAAAAGCAAATGTGTTGGAGCCAGGGGATCACGGCACCACGTTCGGTGGAAATCCTCTTGCGTGTAGAGTGGGTGTCACTGTAATGAAGGAGTTGACGAAAGAAGGTTTTCTGGATGAAGTAGAAAAGAAAGGAAAATACCTGCTGGAGAAACTCTCCAGGATGAAGGAGAAGTTCGGTGTGATGAGGGACGTTCGTGGTATGGGTTTGATGATAGGGATTCAGTTTTCAGAGGAATTGGAAAACAGGAACATTGCGATGAAATGCTTTGAGAAAGGACTGCTCGTGGTACCGGCTGGGAACAACACGATAAGATTTCTTCCCCCATTGACCGTTGAGTACGGAGAAATTGACATAGCGCTCAGGATTCTGGAAGAGGCGCTTCAAGAAATTTGA
- the argC gene encoding N-acetyl-gamma-glutamyl-phosphate reductase, whose product MIRVGIVGATGYTGLELFRLLKKHPSAEIIYMSSRTYAGKRLDEVYPSTLEEAILEDFDARRISESCDVVFTALPAGVSYGLTMELQNVKIIDLGADFRFDDVSTYTKWYGSNLERYDTTERVYGLPELYRDSIKNARIVGNPGCYPTSVILALAPVLKTGLVETDTIVVDSKSGVSGAGRKEKLDYIFSEVNENLKPYNVAKHRHVPEMEQELRKISGKDVKVIFTPHLVPMTRGILSTIYVKVSKSLKEIHETYLEFYREEPFVHVLPPGVFPSTKWCYGSNHVFIGMQMEERTGTLILMSAIDNLVKGASGQAIQNMNIMFNLEETEGLESLPIYP is encoded by the coding sequence TTGATCAGGGTTGGCATAGTGGGAGCAACGGGCTACACCGGGTTGGAGCTGTTCAGACTGCTGAAAAAACACCCTTCTGCGGAGATCATCTACATGTCTTCCAGAACGTACGCCGGAAAGAGGTTGGACGAAGTGTATCCATCTACACTCGAAGAAGCCATCCTGGAAGATTTTGATGCCAGGAGAATTTCAGAAAGTTGCGATGTGGTGTTTACTGCTTTGCCTGCCGGGGTCAGTTACGGTCTTACCATGGAGCTCCAGAACGTGAAAATCATCGATCTTGGTGCGGACTTTCGATTTGACGATGTGAGTACGTACACAAAGTGGTACGGAAGCAATCTCGAAAGATACGACACCACAGAAAGAGTCTACGGTCTTCCTGAACTCTACAGAGACTCGATAAAAAATGCTCGGATTGTGGGAAACCCAGGGTGTTATCCCACAAGCGTGATCCTTGCTCTTGCTCCAGTTTTGAAAACAGGTCTTGTAGAAACTGACACGATCGTTGTTGACTCAAAATCTGGTGTGTCGGGTGCGGGAAGAAAAGAAAAACTCGATTACATTTTCTCCGAAGTGAACGAAAACCTGAAGCCTTACAACGTGGCGAAACACAGGCACGTTCCAGAGATGGAGCAGGAGCTAAGGAAAATATCCGGTAAAGATGTGAAGGTGATATTCACGCCGCACCTTGTTCCCATGACCCGGGGGATTCTCTCCACCATTTATGTGAAGGTGAGCAAGTCTTTGAAGGAAATTCATGAAACCTATCTAGAGTTTTACAGAGAAGAACCCTTCGTACACGTTTTGCCTCCCGGTGTGTTCCCATCAACGAAATGGTGCTATGGTTCAAACCACGTCTTCATAGGAATGCAGATGGAAGAAAGAACCGGCACGCTGATCTTGATGAGCGCCATAGACAATCTTGTGAAAGGAGCCTCTGGTCAGGCGATTCAAAACATGAACATCATGTTCAACTTGGAAGAAACAGAAGGACTGGAATCTCTTCCCATATACCCGTGA
- the argJ gene encoding bifunctional glutamate N-acetyltransferase/amino-acid acetyltransferase ArgJ: MFVPRGFSYVGVHCRIKRRRKDLGIIFSEVPCTAAGVFTTNVVKAAPVIYDMEILEKNPGGIRAVVVNSGIANACTGKQGMINARRMAEKAAKELNVPIESVLVSSTGVIGVQLPMEKLEAGIEEAVKNLSKDPVPFAEAIMTTDTKIKIHSERVMIEGKEITVLGIAKGSGMIHPNMATMLSFITTDAKVSEGALKKLLKISVDDSYNMIDVDGDTSTNDMVIVLANGLAGNTTIQEETDGFWKLYEAVHEVNRVLAEKIVKDGEGATKVMEVEVKNAPDRNSARLIARAIASSNLVKTAIYGEDANWGRVIAAAGYSGARFNPDRLDLFFESAAGRIKVAENGQGVDFDEDKAKKILSEKKVKIVLDMKQGKAFARAWGCDLTEKYVEINGRYRT; the protein is encoded by the coding sequence GTGTTCGTTCCAAGAGGGTTCAGCTACGTAGGGGTGCACTGTAGAATAAAAAGAAGAAGAAAAGACCTTGGAATCATCTTTTCTGAAGTTCCATGCACCGCTGCAGGAGTGTTCACCACAAACGTTGTGAAAGCAGCACCTGTGATCTACGACATGGAGATCTTGGAGAAAAACCCGGGTGGAATCAGGGCAGTGGTTGTGAACAGCGGTATAGCAAACGCCTGCACAGGAAAGCAGGGAATGATCAACGCAAGGAGGATGGCAGAAAAAGCGGCAAAAGAGTTGAATGTTCCTATTGAGAGTGTTCTTGTGTCCTCGACGGGGGTGATAGGTGTTCAGCTTCCAATGGAAAAATTGGAGGCAGGGATAGAGGAGGCAGTGAAAAATCTTTCGAAAGATCCCGTCCCTTTTGCAGAGGCGATCATGACGACAGACACGAAGATAAAAATTCACAGCGAGAGGGTAATGATAGAAGGAAAGGAGATCACCGTCCTTGGGATCGCAAAGGGCTCCGGCATGATACATCCCAACATGGCAACGATGCTCTCTTTCATAACAACGGATGCAAAAGTTTCTGAAGGTGCGCTGAAGAAACTTCTGAAGATCTCCGTTGATGATTCTTACAACATGATTGATGTCGATGGTGATACGAGCACGAACGACATGGTGATCGTCCTCGCAAATGGACTCGCGGGGAACACGACCATCCAAGAAGAAACCGATGGTTTCTGGAAGCTCTACGAAGCTGTCCATGAGGTTAATCGGGTTCTTGCGGAGAAGATCGTGAAGGACGGAGAGGGAGCCACGAAGGTGATGGAAGTAGAGGTGAAAAACGCCCCAGACAGAAACTCTGCTCGCCTGATCGCACGGGCGATAGCATCTTCGAACCTTGTAAAAACTGCAATCTACGGTGAAGATGCCAACTGGGGGAGGGTGATAGCGGCTGCAGGATACTCTGGTGCACGGTTTAATCCTGACAGACTCGACCTTTTCTTCGAGAGTGCAGCAGGTAGAATAAAAGTGGCGGAGAACGGTCAGGGTGTGGATTTTGACGAAGACAAGGCGAAGAAAATATTGAGCGAAAAGAAGGTGAAAATCGTTCTCGACATGAAACAGGGAAAGGCATTCGCAAGAGCCTGGGGATGTGATCTGACGGAAAAGTACGTGGAGATAAATGGGAGGTACAGGACATGA